From Ignavibacterium sp.:
CAGAAAGAAGTATTAGTCCTCTTACTGAAGGTTGGGTAACAGGATTATCAACTGCAATTGGTGCTTTGATCCCGATATTTCCGTTTTTCTTTCTGAAAGGTCCGGTTGCTATATGGAGTTCTTTTATTATTTCAATGCTTTCTCATTTTCTGGTTGGTGCGGCAAGAAGTTTTTTCACAGGACGAGGAATTTTCAGAAGCGGATTTGATATGTTTATTGTTGGTTTCGGTGTAGCAGCAGTTGGATATGTTATTGGTGATTTAATTCTAAAATTATTAATGTGAGTTTGTTTATATGAAAACTATTCGACTTCTTTCCTGGAATGTTAATGGTATTCGTGCTGTTCACAAAAAAGGTTTTGTAGATTGGGTCTTGAAAGAAATTCCTGATATTCTTTGTTTGCAGGAAACAAAAGCTCATCCGGCTCAGTTACCAAAAGAATTACTTTCGATAAATGGTTATCAATCTTTCTTTTCATCTTCAAAAGTTAAAAGGGGTTATAGTGGCGTTGCAGTTTATACTAAATTAAATCCTGTTGATGTTAAATATGGTTTTGATATTCCCAGATTTGATGATGAAGGAAGAACACTCATCCTTGATTACAAAGAATTTGTTTTGTTTAACATTTACTTTCCGAATGGTAAAATGTCGGATGAAAGATTAAAATATAAATTGGACTTCTATGATGCCTTTCTTGAATATGCTAATAAACTGATACAACAAGGAAGAAAAGTAATTGTTTGTGGTGATGTGAACACTGCACACAAAGAAATTGATCTTGCACGACCGAAAGAAAATGAGAAAACATCAGGTTTTCTTCCAATCGAAAGACAATGGATCGATAAATTTTTAGCAAATGGTTTTGTGGATACATTCAGAATGTTTAACGATCAACCGGGAAATTATACTTGGTGGAATATGCAAACCCGGGCACGTCAAAGAAATATCGGCTGGAGAATTGACTACTTTTTTGTTTCAGGAAACTTTAAAGACAAAGTAAAAAATGCTTTTATTCTTTCTGATGTAATGGGTTCTGATCATTGTCCAATCGGGATAGAAATTCTTACTGATACAGCCAATTGAATTTTTTATTTGACATTCTTGTTTTAACTTCAAATCAATAAATAAACTAATCGGAAATGAAACACTTTGGAATTTTTTTATTGGTGATTTGTACGGTATATCTTCAAGCCCAATCTAATTCTACTGTTGAGGCAAGCGCTGATATTGTGTTTGATTCATTTGACTCTGTAAATGATACTTTAATCAATGCAGGAATCTTAGTTTCTTTGGAAAAAGATTGGCATATCTACTGGCGAAATTCCGGTGATAGCGGAATACCAACTTCATTTGAATTTGATTTACCCGAAAATTTCAGGTTAACAGAATTAAAATGGCCTCTTCCAAAAATATTTGAGTTTGAAGGTTATGCAAGCTATGGTTACGAAAACAAAGTATTATTTCCATTTCAAATAATATTGCCTACTGAAAGAACATTAAATTCATTTCCAATCAGAGTAAAACTTAAATCACTTATTTGTAAAGATGTTTGTAAGCCGTTTAACACAGAAGTAAGTAAGGTATTTGATTTGAATTCCACTCATCAATCTTCAACAGAAATAAAAGAACTTTTTAAAAATGCCCTTAATCAAATACCTGAAAAAAATTTTTTTATTGAGATTGATGCAAAAGAAATTGCAGACAAAGTTTTAATGAGTATTACCTCTCAAAGATTAAATCTGAAAAAAATTAAAAGCATACACTTTATCCCTTATGAAAATGGAATTTTCAGAAATAGTCTTTCTCAGAATTTCAAGTGGAATGATGAATCCATTCAACTTGAAATCGAATATGATCAATTCAAAACAAAAACGCCTGATTTAATTGAAGGAATTCTTTTATTGGAAATTTCATCGGAAGAAGGAGTTAAGAAAGTTGGATATGAAATCAGTGTAAAACTAAACTAATCAATAATATCTAAAGGAGGTTACAATGAAACTAAAAATCTTTTTCTCATTCATCTTTTTTCTGAGCACAACACTTTTTGCGCAGTCAGCAAAACTAAATGAAGCAGCTCCTGACTTTAAGCTGAAAGACTCAAATGGCAAAGAACATTCTTTAAGTGACTTTAAAGGTAAAGTAGTTGTGCTGGAATGGATAAACTACGATTGTCCGTTTGTTAAAAAACACTACAACTCGAAAAACATGCAATCACTTCAGGAAAAATACACCAAGCAGGATGTAATTTGGTTAGCTGTTTGCTCATCGGCGCCGGGTAAGCAAGGTAATTTTTCTACTGATGAAATAAATAAAAGAAGTAAAGAGCATGGTGCAAAGTTCACGGCATATCTGATTGATGAAGATGGTAAAGTTGGTAAAATGTATGGAGCCAAAACAACTCCTCACATGTTTATTATTAACAAAGACGGAAAGCTTGTTTATGCGGGAGGAATTGATGATAAAGCAAGTACCGATGTTGAAGACATACAGAAAGCAAAGAATTATGTTTCATCAGCACTTGATGAAATTCTCTCAGGTAAGCAAGTATCAGTTCAAAGCTCAACTCCCTATGGTTGCAGTGTGAAGTATTGAAATCTAAACTATGAATTCTCTATAAGGCAGTCACATCGGCTGCCTTTTTTATTTTATTAGTGAACTAAATTTCCAGGCAATTAGTTTACTGCATTATGAATGAAATAACACTAATATTTCCACATCAGCTTTTCAGGAATCATCCTGCAATTGAGAAAAGCAGAATAATTTATCTTATCGAAGATCCACTTTTCTTTAAGGATGTGCGATATCCTTTATCATTTCATAAAAAGAAACTCGTTTTTCATCGTGCTTCAATGAAAGCATATGAGAAATATTTATTGGATAATGGATATGAAGTTGTTTATATCAATTATTCAAATTTTGGTAAAGATGTTCGCTCAAATTATTTGTCAACAATATTCAATAAAGTGAAAGTCAGTTCATTTCATTATGCAGATGTTACTGATTTTATTCTTGAGAAGCGATTACAGAAAATGTCGAAAAACATTGATAAAGTTTTAGTTAGATATGAGTCGCCAATGTTTTTAACCGATGAAAAATTTCTTAAAGAATTCTTCTCAATGCAAAAAACATATCTGATGGCATCATTCTATATTGAACAAAGAA
This genomic window contains:
- a CDS encoding exodeoxyribonuclease III codes for the protein MKTIRLLSWNVNGIRAVHKKGFVDWVLKEIPDILCLQETKAHPAQLPKELLSINGYQSFFSSSKVKRGYSGVAVYTKLNPVDVKYGFDIPRFDDEGRTLILDYKEFVLFNIYFPNGKMSDERLKYKLDFYDAFLEYANKLIQQGRKVIVCGDVNTAHKEIDLARPKENEKTSGFLPIERQWIDKFLANGFVDTFRMFNDQPGNYTWWNMQTRARQRNIGWRIDYFFVSGNFKDKVKNAFILSDVMGSDHCPIGIEILTDTAN
- a CDS encoding protein-disulfide reductase DsbD domain-containing protein, producing MKHFGIFLLVICTVYLQAQSNSTVEASADIVFDSFDSVNDTLINAGILVSLEKDWHIYWRNSGDSGIPTSFEFDLPENFRLTELKWPLPKIFEFEGYASYGYENKVLFPFQIILPTERTLNSFPIRVKLKSLICKDVCKPFNTEVSKVFDLNSTHQSSTEIKELFKNALNQIPEKNFFIEIDAKEIADKVLMSITSQRLNLKKIKSIHFIPYENGIFRNSLSQNFKWNDESIQLEIEYDQFKTKTPDLIEGILLLEISSEEGVKKVGYEISVKLN
- a CDS encoding thioredoxin family protein, with product MKLKIFFSFIFFLSTTLFAQSAKLNEAAPDFKLKDSNGKEHSLSDFKGKVVVLEWINYDCPFVKKHYNSKNMQSLQEKYTKQDVIWLAVCSSAPGKQGNFSTDEINKRSKEHGAKFTAYLIDEDGKVGKMYGAKTTPHMFIINKDGKLVYAGGIDDKASTDVEDIQKAKNYVSSALDEILSGKQVSVQSSTPYGCSVKY